Genomic window (Pogoniulus pusillus isolate bPogPus1 chromosome 17, bPogPus1.pri, whole genome shotgun sequence):
TGTGCTACAGAAACGTATTTCATATTTGGAATTCAAATAGGTTGGAATCCAGTATTTTATTGCTTGCTATAGTTGTTTATTAACTACTTTTAAAATTTACAGTGTTGCCTATCTTTGTCAGATAATCTAAGAAAAAATTATCATATATGTAAATATCACAAAATGTAAGGAAAAGATTTGTTCATTCCAGTGCTTGAGCAAGCATAAGACAACTCAAAACAAATCTTTGTTTACTATCTTTTTCTAATGTTGAATTTCCAAAATTGCTACTTCTTTGATTGCAATATTTGAAGTAATATTCTTTCATTCCCCCCTCAAGCATTAATACAGTATTTCAATGGTAACATGTAATTTCCATTCCCATGACAAGCCTAGACTGCACAGAACAAAACTCAGCACATAATGGCAATCCATTGAAGTTCCTGACCCAAAATCTCACTTCTGcttgcagcaaaaaaaatgaaaagcattATGCACCTGAGAATACCAGCATAATTTTTTGTGAGTGAAACAACCCACTTCAGTTACCAATTCCTAGACAATTTTTTTTAAGTAGTACATCAATAGTAATTGACTTGTGCCATGTTATTAACTCTGTATTGTGCCTGTATTAACTCCTGTCCTGTACTGGACAGGAGCTTTCTGGCTCCAAAAATAAGTACACCAATCTTTTCACAGCCTTCATATTTTTATTTCAAGTTACAGAAATCTGTATTTAAATAATATTATTTAATTTGCTTTGGCAGCTAGATCAATGTGGATTTGGGGTCATCACTTTTAAAACAGATGTTATAGAAATGTTGGTTGTTTGTTATGGCAGGAGCATGCACCAAGTGCTGGGTTAGGAGAGGAAAATACTGAAAATAAGTGTTTTCAGGGGGACAAAACCCAGAAAAACTTGATTCCTCCTTTGTCTCCCAGCACACACAAACAGTTTTATGAAAATATCTTGTCTCATTTGTCTTTTGTGTCAGTATCAAGGAAATGCAGCTCTGTCAGTTAAGTGTTGTTCTACAGAAAGTCTGGAGTAGTTATGCTGGTGAGAAAGAAACTGTAGCAAGGAAAAATCACTTTCTAAGACTGAACCACAATTAAAAGGTAAGACATGCTTCTCTCTTGAATCTTAAACTGCTCAGGTAAAATTTCTCGAAGGATTAAAGCAGTGGGAATTATTACAATTTAGTTATTTCATCTGGTTGAAATTTCTGTGTGTGAATGAACAATTTCAAAAGCGTTAGTGTTGCAGTGTGTAGAGAAAAGAGCTACTCAGACTTGCTGATCTAGTTCCAAAGAAATcagcagggaaaaaacaagAATacccagtcacacacacacagaaacaaacaaacaaaaccaaagaaaacaaacgaaaaatacaaacaaacaaaaagctaaCACGCATCATacacaaagaaaacccaaacagctaGAAAAACACACCCATAGCCTCCAAACACAGacttcagtttgcattcacaattttaattttcttccaAAAACTGCTCTCTATGCTACTTGATTGTTCAGCTGACAAAATTCAGATCTCTGAGTTCATACTAGTTAAAAATGCACAACCAGAATGCAGAAATTGCTATCAGATAGCAGTGAAATTGTGGTATGCAGAAGTATAGGTAgtctttttgtttttcagaacCATTCACGTTGAAATTTCTGTAGTGGATAAACAAAATGTCCATAGTTGAAACCTTGTTTCCACAATTTATCACTCCAGGAACCTTTTATGCAGCCTACACAGCATAGTGATTCATTATCAACTATCACACACTAGACTGAATCATGAATGAGTCAAAAATAAGGGAATTTTATGATAAAGCCCCTTATCTTCAAGGAATACTAAGATGACTACACAGTTCTGTATGTGGTCCTTCTAATGAGTACTTTCAAGAATGGTAATGCTGAGTTCCTCTATGAAGTAGATATTAAAAGTCAAATAATTAGCATTTGGCTTTTTGTAAGTAGTAAATCAAATTCTTCATGGCCTTAATGTTGGAGTCAATATTATATAGTAtctttatttttgtgtgtgaaATTTCATGTAGTCATTATGGAATGAGATAATCACTTTTTAAAAACAAGTCAGAAACTGTTATCAGTTATTGTCATTCATTATGCATAAAAATTACATTGCAGAACCTGTTAAAGTTGTTTCTTGAGTCTGTGTGCTTCTGTCTTCTATTCCCAAGTATTAACAAAATTGTCACCTGAAGTTATTGTGCCTTTAATTCAGATTAATGGCAGTGATGAGCCAGAACATTTCCTACTATTCATTTCTGACCTGAGAACAAAGTAATTCTTTAAGTCACTTAAAAAAACATGCAGTCTGATctgagggggagggaggaaaggcgGAAGTTGTACATGTATAAATTCACCTTTTGCATGAGTGCTGGGGCTCAGAGGCTTCTATTTGAACTAGAATAACCTGTGTGCCAAGCATCTGCGATGTTACTAGAGAAAACTTTGTGTTTTCATTACacttacttctgctgtgtttctccTGCTTTCACTCTTATTGTCTTCACTACAAGTCCTGGTCGACGAGTGCCTTTTGTCCATGGTATTATGGTTTGAACTGTGTCCCAGATATTTTCCCAAACTGCAGTTCCTTCCCATTTGAACTTGATCATTATTAGCTCACCAATGTCAGTGTCCAGAGTGATGAGAAAAGAGTAGGTTTTATTCCCATTAACACCTTCAACtctgcagaaaacaaaaccaaaataatacTGCTCTAGTGATAAATTGAAGTGGAAAAATAAATAGTTTCTCTTCTtcttaaaaccaaacaacaaattgtattttctctttgttctctaagagggcacattgctgtctctaGGATATTCTTCCTCCAGGTGCATAAAGTGGTGAAATAGGACATCATGCtagaaaaaaagcagaagtggGAGAAGCCTGAACAGCTAGAGAAGCAGTAGTAGTTTCTAATAGCAAAGGAAAAGGCATCCTATAGTAGCATCTATGTTATGTCTTTTGTATGCTAGACCAAATGCTGACACACACTATTGGCTTTGTCCATCATGAGAAATACCTGGAGTTCTTTACCTTAAATTACAGCTCATTATTTGTGTTTTAATTAATTGGACTTCCCTGTGCAGACCACTACAGGGACCCAAGGTAAGTGGACAGGATACTTCATGGAAACTTCTAAGAGCACTAAGTTTGTTTTACAGAGTTTTTTCTTGCAAAAAATGGTAGAAGCATTGTAACAGTTTGAGATTTTAAGGGATTATGGGTGGAGATTTAGCTGTGCTAAATGATTTCAGTCATAGTGTGATGATATACATGATCACTAATATAAATTGGCACTTTGTTTCTCACCTGTACAATGACTTGTAATATCAATACTCACAGTGTGATGGGCAGGTTTTTAGCATCCTCCTTAGTGCCTGTCAGCGACATGGTGAAAGTTGGGTCTATCTGTTTTCCTTCAATTTCATTGATGAAGTGGATCTTGAACTGATAATGATAGACTGTAGAAAGGAAGAATTTTCAAAGTGATGAAATTAATGCTCAAAGAAGCATTAGATTTCTCAGGGAAAAGAGTTTTGCCTTTAAGAGCAGAAGCTTGATTGATAAttcatattttattttttaaacaaatCTATTGAAATTGTGGTATTTTCTGATTATTGCTGGGCTGCTGTAATCCTGTAGGGTTTGGGTTACTATTGCTCTGTttgaaaggagggaaaaaaaacacaatccAGGCTAATTCAGGATAAAATATTCTTCCATGGGAAATATTTCCAGTTTTCTGAAGCTTAGATAGATATCTTGCCAGAAATTGTAACAATCACCAGACAAATTCTTATGACTGGACACGAGTAGAGATCTATTACACAGATTGAAGACCTTATGCAATGTAGTCAGGCTTTTTTCTCTGATGGACTAGAAAATTGCCCTCCAAAAGAGATGACTCACAAACTTTCCTTGAATGCATAATGAGACATTGTGCTTAACATGCACCCATTAACAATGTGACCCTTGTTCAAACATATTGCTATAAGAAAGATGCCATTAATACTTTGAGGTTTGGTGGGTATCTAGAAGAATAGCGTTTAGGGACGTCTTTGAACTGGATATTATCAGAATGAAGAAGGCCTAAGAAATCATCAGTTATAAGCAGTTTGACATTTAGCAAATTaccaaaaaaagggcaaaaaaaaaaccctccaaacctGATGTTAGGGTTTGTTTTGTCATGGGCACATAGATATTGCCAGACAGATTTAAATGTTTAAAACTCTGATGATTCTGCCAGGCATCTTCTTAACAAGGCTGGTAGATTATTAactcttaattaaaaaaaccaaaacaaacaaaagaagtaATTTCCATTAACCACGACCCTGGTATTTGGAAAATTAGAGGCGTTGTATTTATCCTTGCACCAGGGTCAGGTTACACACTTTCCTTGCTTCCTCTCTTCAAGGCTTCACTAGATGcgagaattcctctgcagtaTGGTGGAGTCAGTTACCTTTTAAAGTATATACACAGATAAATTTTTCGTTTGGTTTTTGGgatgggttttttcctttttaccgatttcccccccccccccccccccccaacttcaGGTGTTCCCAGTGAAGATATTTACTAGGAAAACTatctttctgttgctgtttcatAGTTGCTGTATGTAGTGAACAATGCGTCCTCCCTTGAGGGGAGGGGAAACAAAATGGCCAGTTCTTTGCTGCAAACCAGACGAGAACGTTTTCTTCTCTGTGTAAAAACTTGGTTGTGCTGATACATGTTCTGATAGAGCCTAGGTTTTTGTTCAGCTCTCTCTAACGAAAAGAAGTGGACGCGTTCATCTAAAAACTCTGGctgaggagaggagctccagtgCAGGTAAGTCCGCTGTGGGAAGGGAATGGCGGCACGAAGCGCCGAGCGCTCTTCGCGCCTTTTGCAGCCCCGGCCCCAGCCAAGGCGGCGGCTCGCTGGCGctcaggggctggcagctgagggCCGGGCTGCTGAGGCGGCACGGGAAGAGGGTAGGCCCAACACCCGCCCAGCCCCCACCTCGGCGCCTGCGCTGAGGGAGGCGCAAACGTGCTGAGCGTGGCTCGCCCTGCTCACACCGCTCCCCTTGAAGGAGGCCCTGAGGGAGCTTAGTGACCACCGAGCTTACGGGCAGCCGGTGAGCGTCACCCGGGACGCGGATTCTATGCGCACCAAGCAAGGTAGAGCAAAGGGGGAGTCGCCTGGGTGTACCGTGGAGGCTTGAATGGTTAATCGTACGGTCAGGTCAAGCTATGTTCTCAACCTGGCCCAAAGCTGTGGTCAAGAGAAAGGCCATGACACAGACCGAACTCCCAGGGGCACAGACgagaaggccagtggtatcctgggatGTGGTCAGTAGGCCGAGAgatgtttttttctccctctgcccaggtgaggccgcatctggaatattgtgtctggTTCTGAATATTCagtgcctggagatattcagagtcTGCCTGGATGCATGCTTGTATGACCTAcattaggtgatcctgcctttgcaggggattggacttgatgatctttcgAGGGGCCTTCAATCcataatgttctgtgattctgtcttagGGTCCCATTGGAGCTTTATCATAAGTGTGAACTGCTTTGTAGCAAACGCTTTTGGTTTGAAATGCATTACTGTATGCTACAGAATACAGTGCTATTAACTTGAAAAAGGTGCAGATTTCCTGGTGATGCAGATGAATGTGAAGTGTAATGCTGAGTTTCTCAAATATCTTGTGTGTGGGCTTCTCACATGATCCTCAAacatttgtgggtttttttgagtgtTACAAAGATGACTTTGTATACACACTTCCACAGTTACTGCCTTGTGAGCTTTTATGAAGGGAGACCATTGTCTGGGGCACAAGATAGCTGCATATGCACCAAGGACAGTTTGAAGCAAAACCAGTTTCAAACATAAAAACACAATGTGTTTCAAATTGAagtcaaagccagagagcacagATCTTTCAACATGAGCTGAAACTGTCTCTGTGTTCAGAGAATGCAACACAGGAATAGCATTTCTATGCCCAGGTGTGGTGGTAGTGGACACTGTCCTCAGAGCAGTTCACTTTCCCAGTTCTGATGGTGACCTGACTTGACTGAAGGAAAATTACTTCAGGAACTTGATGAAAAGCCATCAAGACAGTCTAGTGGGATTCTTAGTTGTCTGAGCAAATTGATTATTCATATAGATTTTATAAGCTTTCATAAATGAGTAAATAGCATCACAAAGATTAGGCTcattctgacattctgtgattaatctGGAGACTCTTAACATATTCCCACAAACCTTTGAAAGGCATCTGTGCTCTTGTTTTCAAAAAGAGTCGTCTGCTTTTTGGGAGTCTTTCCTCTCTGATGTTGTAGCCCAGTGTGTTGCAGCGATTCTTCCTACAGCTGAGGCACATTCCTTTGTCAAAAGTGTTGATGTCGTTACACCAGTATGCTGTGCTTTGTTTATCATTGTGAAGCAAAGAGTCAATGAACAGGTGAACTGACCTCTCATGGGCGCATTTCACGGTTTGAGTGATGCCTTAAAAATAATGCAAACAAAAATTTTCATGCCATTGTTCCTCTTTACCATTCCAACTGCGAAAGGACACACTAAACATTTGTAAATATGTTATTTTAACCACCTTCCTCTTTACCACTAAAACATTGTGATTTTGCCTCATTTACTGTAGCGGTTTTATTTCTGGGATAATGCAGAAGTAGTTTGTCTGAACGAACATGACAATAAAATTCAGTAATTTGCTGCTTAAACTTCTCTAAGCATGACTATAGGACTGTCAATAGGGATCTGGATTTTATTGTCCTGGCTGTTTTGGTCAGTGTGAAACACAatatgaggctgtgtgcagtatTTCAGATCTTGCCACATTAAAGATAAGTTTCATTCTGACTGGTTGAACACAGTTTTCTTTCGGGTGCTTATGCAATAATGTCGTAAATTGTTCCTATCAGAGTGACAAACTCCCGTTCTGGACTGAATTTTACTTGCAGCTACTACTGGGAGAAGGAGCAAAAAGTATATTAAATATATTAATATTTAATAACTACATAGATCTACTTTTACCAAAaatgcctttttattttcttcttctgtaaGCATTATCAAATTCAAAAGTTACCTTATTCTGTGTAACAGGAATATATCAGGATGGACTAGTTTTTTTTTATATCTTCACTGAGGAGCTTTCTAGCAGAGGCTTGGGTTTATATTTGTCATGAAATACCTGCTAACAAGTAAGGCCTGCTTTCAGATAGTGTGATGGTAGTTGAGAAATATTTTTGTAATGCAGCATGCTGAGTGAACAATGCTCTTGGGGTATTTCACTGAACAGTTTTGTTTGTTAATGTGCATCAGTACCTTATACTGCATCAGTTTCTTTTACATTTACATTTAGGTACATTGGAAATAAGCTTCTATATATAAAACCTAGACTGGAATATTGGCAAGCAGATTCTAGAGAGAGCATCAACTGCGCAGCTGAAGGATGGAGAGTTGAGAAAAGGTGAATTAAGGAGGTGAGTAGTACAGCTCTGTTTTTCATTTAATTTGAAATAATTGCACATTGAGTCTGGCTTAATTAGAATAAGTTCTCATTTCCTCTACTGCTAAACCATATACCTTTGAAATTATTCAGAAGTGCTTGACAGCATCTCCTGACCTCATTTTCGGAAGTGGTGGACAGCCAGATTTCTTACTGGAGTCAGTAAGAACATTTTGAACTCAATCCATGTAAAAAACAGATAATGAATTTCTAGAAAAGAAATTTCCTAGCATATAACAGTTATAAATACTCCCATAAAATGCTACTTAAGACACAAAGATATGCAGAGTTTCCTAGAGGTATGGTCACTGCACCCTACAGTGCTGCTTTCCATTTTGTGCCATTGGTTCTTACCAGTAATTCCGTATTGTGCAATGTGGTTATACACGTGTAAGATGTGACAGCCGGGCTGAAAGGTTCCTCCGTTGGGATAAAAGTCAAAATGAGCTACAGGTTGCTTGATGCCAACACTGAGACCCATGTGCTGTTTAGTGAATGTATGAATTGCATCTACGAAGTTTGCATCATCTGGAGATAAACGGTCTGTTGGTGACATTCCCTCAAACAAGGGACCAGCAGGGTCAAGGCCTACAATAAATTCAGATAGTCCATTGTGATCAGTGTGGGTGGGCCACTCTTTTACTGTTATGAGAAAAGCCtgtaataaatattttaaaacaaacagtCCGGGTACCTTGCAAGGTCTTTCACTGGTAGAAGGAACACTTGTCCTGCAGAGGTTATGTGGTCACACCAAAAGGATAAGTAAACACAGGCGCTGAATAAACAGTAACTGCTACATGCACAAGGACACAGATCCAGAGATAGATGTGTTTGTTATAGACAAACGATGCTCACTACTGCTTTGTCACTTCAGGGATGGTTACATAACTTTGCTCTTTCATACTCTAGAGGTCATGAGTTTCAGAGGCCTTTAGAAGATATCAGTCCCACAACAAAGCTGACTTTTATCCCACATTTGGGGCCTGAAACTTTAATCATACAATGAATTGAATTAAGCTTTACAATGTACCACAAATGAAAACTCAAATATAGTTACACAATTTGCTTATGGTAATTTTCTTTGTAAAATGAGTGACTGTCAGGGAACAACAGTGTGTTTGAATAGCTTTGGTTCAAGACAGTGATcaaagaatcattaaggttggaaaagacctttaggattgAGTCCAACCGTAACCCAGCTACCATGGCCATTATCcttaagtgccacatctatgcgcttcttgaacacctccaaggatggtgactccaccacctccctgggcagcctgttccaatgcctcaccactctcagtaaagaagtttttttcctaatgtccaatctaaacctccccagcacaccttaaatccatttcctcttgtactagttacttgggaggagagaccaacagCCTCTAGTTGTAAGAGCAATAAAATATTCCCTTAACCTTTtcatctccagactaagcacctccagctccctcggTTGCTCCTCAAGTGATGTGACATCTAGattcctcaccagcctcattgctcttctctggacatgctccaggacTGCCTAATCTGTCAcacccagaattgaacacagtactcaagctgtggcctcaccagggctgagtacaggggcacaattaCTTCCTTAGTCCTATTGGACACACTGTTTTTTATATAGGCCAGGATGGTGTTGGCCCTCTTGGTCACCCAGGCACACTGCTAGCCCACACTCAACCAGTCATCCACCTGCATCCCCAAATGCTTTTCCactgggctgctttccagccactcttccccgaacctgtagcattgcttagggttgttgtgaccaaa
Coding sequences:
- the LIPC gene encoding hepatic triacylglycerol lipase; protein product: MTVVMNFISEALGSQSQHTRTKKNLETKFRLYTDTTEEGCQIFLNQLETLDKCNFNVSLPLVMIVHGWSVDGVLEGWIWKMAAALKSQHKQINVIIADWLTSAHQHYPIAVRNTRYIGQEIAGFLEWLEESIQFSRSNAHLIGYSLGAHVSGFAGSFISGTKKIGRITGLDPAGPLFEGMSPTDRLSPDDANFVDAIHTFTKQHMGLSVGIKQPVAHFDFYPNGGTFQPGCHILHVYNHIAQYGITGITQTVKCAHERSVHLFIDSLLHNDKQSTAYWCNDINTFDKGMCLSCRKNRCNTLGYNIREERLPKSRRLFLKTRAQMPFKVYHYQFKIHFINEIEGKQIDPTFTMSLTGTKEDAKNLPITLVEGVNGNKTYSFLITLDTDIGELIMIKFKWEGTAVWENIWDTVQTIIPWTKGTRRPGLVVKTIRVKAGETQQKMTFCSQSIDNLHLHPAQEKTFVRCEDRFLRQTRK